One genomic region from Scomber scombrus chromosome 19, fScoSco1.1, whole genome shotgun sequence encodes:
- the cldn11a gene encoding claudin-11a, with product MANPCLQLTACLLSCLGWLCIVIATATNDWVYMCKYGVNTCKKMDELEAKGPWADCVLSTGQYHCIVLTQIMDLPAHIQVTRALMVTASILGLPAVGILLMSMPCINLGSEPQSSKNKRTILGGVLILIIAMCSMVSTVWFPTGAHHLYGLMSFGFSLYIGWVGTIFTLLGGCILTCCSSEPSSSSRSYHDNKRFYSSKPGGDSLAATTSANHAKSAHV from the exons ATGGCGAACCCATGTCTCCAATTGACCGCCTGTCTCCTCAGCTGCCTCGGCTGGCTGTGCATCGTGATCGCGACAGCCACCAATGACTGGGTGTATATGTGTAAATACGGGGTGAACACCTGCAAAAAGATGGATGAGCTGGAAGCCAAGGGTCCCTGGGCGGACTGTGTCCTTTCCACAGGACAATACCACTGCATAGTGCTAACGCAGATTATGGACCTGCCAG CCCACATCCAGGTAACTCGTGCCTTGATGGTCACAGCTTCGATCCTGGGTCTCCCAGCAGTTGGGATACTCCTCATGTCCATGCCCTGCATCAACCTGGGCAGCGAACCACAGAGCTCCAAGAACAAACGCACCATCCTGGGAGGAGTCCTTATACTCATAATTG CAATGTGTAGTATGGTGTCTACAGTGTGGTTTCCCACCGGGGCCCACCATCTGTATGGCCTGATGTCGTTTGGCTTCTCCCTCTACATTGGCTGGGTTGGCACCATCTTCACCCTATTGGGTGGGTGTATTCTCACCTGTTGCTCCTCAGAGCCTTCTTCCTCATCCCGCTCCTACCACGACAACAAGCGCTTCTACAGCTCCAAACCGGGAGGTGACAGTCTGGCAGCCACTACTTCTGCCAATCACGCAAAGAGTGCCCATGTCTGA